A genomic stretch from Desulfohalobium retbaense DSM 5692 includes:
- a CDS encoding MotA/TolQ/ExbB proton channel family protein yields MVNEMLWRFWEFLQTGGGIMWPLLAVSVWMWWLILGKLAFFYRQRRALLPWTSCRDNLLRHQPVGAVWQKTLLQTALKWHIQPRQHYTAALNKTARKLERNVGAGVQTILVLAGVAPLLGLFGTVEGMVDTFTVLAHAGSGGASPMAGSISEALLSTQAGLLVSVPGLVLGAFLQRRAEGTRRRIRHLALQLSREQAALFHTKHKGPGDQEGGQHGLR; encoded by the coding sequence ATGGTCAATGAGATGCTCTGGCGTTTCTGGGAATTTCTCCAGACGGGGGGCGGGATCATGTGGCCTTTGCTGGCCGTGTCCGTCTGGATGTGGTGGCTTATCCTGGGCAAACTTGCTTTTTTCTACCGTCAGCGGCGAGCCCTGCTCCCCTGGACCTCCTGCCGGGACAATCTTTTGCGGCACCAACCGGTGGGCGCCGTCTGGCAAAAGACCCTGCTCCAGACCGCCCTCAAGTGGCATATCCAACCTCGGCAGCACTACACGGCCGCGCTGAACAAGACAGCCAGGAAACTGGAACGCAACGTCGGCGCCGGTGTCCAGACCATCCTGGTCCTGGCTGGAGTGGCCCCGTTGCTCGGGCTGTTCGGTACGGTCGAGGGCATGGTCGACACCTTCACTGTCCTGGCCCACGCCGGAAGTGGCGGTGCCTCCCCCATGGCCGGCTCCATTTCCGAGGCCCTGCTCTCGACCCAGGCGGGGTTATTGGTCTCCGTGCCGGGACTGGTCCTTGGGGCCTTTCTCCAGCGCCGTGCCGAAGGAACCAGACGGCGTATCCGGCATCTGGCCCTGCAACTCTCCCGCGAACAGGCGGCCTTGTTCCATACAAAGCACAAGGGTCCAGGCGACCAGGAAGGGGGACAGCATGGCCTCCGGTAG
- a CDS encoding ExbD/TolR family protein produces MASGRRYRQSDKRSQTELNLTPLIDMVFILLIFFLVTSHFARETGIEVSRPEAASVESAPAQHLRITIRADNQIFIRGQHVDIRRLQEHLESRLRDQPLQAAVVTADEASRSGTLVQVLDACRLSGLDDVTVAGRRPEESGP; encoded by the coding sequence ATGGCCTCCGGTAGGCGCTACCGCCAAAGCGACAAGCGTTCGCAGACCGAGCTCAATCTGACACCGCTGATCGACATGGTCTTTATTCTGCTCATATTTTTTCTGGTCACTTCGCATTTCGCCCGCGAAACCGGCATCGAGGTCAGCCGTCCCGAGGCGGCCTCCGTGGAGTCGGCCCCGGCACAACACCTGCGTATCACCATCCGGGCCGACAACCAGATTTTTATCCGCGGCCAGCATGTCGATATCCGCCGCCTGCAAGAGCACCTTGAAAGCCGTCTTCGCGACCAGCCACTCCAGGCCGCCGTGGTCACAGCAGACGAAGCCAGTCGATCCGGGACCCTGGTCCAGGTCCTGGACGCCTGCCGCCTGAGCGGACTCGACGACGTCACCGTCGCCGGCCGCCGTCCGGAGGAAAGCGGACCATGA
- a CDS encoding energy transducer TonB gives MSGWARRTGLVLLALAVNALLFGTIPYLTQVQDQRLRSRQHHDPPQVHHQVTLEPEPADPAPDASSKPQETPSPAAAPSPAPQMPEAAPSPRPQTQSSPRIQRPALDLPAPQWEPSAITLPKPSPSERGPKSPGSGSPLEAPALDRQPRLVSHLRPVYPYKARRQGLNGTVVVEVLVSAKGRVAKARVVRATPENVFEDSALKAVRQWRFAPATANGKPVRARVRIPIRFSLENQNP, from the coding sequence ATGAGCGGTTGGGCGCGCCGCACCGGGCTTGTCCTTTTGGCTCTGGCGGTCAATGCCCTGTTGTTCGGGACTATTCCCTACTTGACTCAGGTCCAGGATCAACGTTTACGCTCCCGGCAACACCACGACCCACCCCAGGTCCACCACCAGGTCACGCTCGAGCCCGAGCCGGCCGATCCAGCTCCGGACGCCTCGTCAAAGCCCCAGGAGACTCCCTCCCCAGCTGCGGCCCCATCACCAGCGCCCCAGATGCCTGAGGCCGCGCCTTCGCCCCGGCCCCAGACGCAGTCCTCGCCCCGTATTCAGCGTCCTGCGCTGGACTTGCCCGCTCCGCAATGGGAACCGTCAGCAATCACGCTCCCCAAGCCGTCTCCTTCCGAAAGGGGCCCCAAATCGCCGGGTTCCGGGTCACCTCTCGAGGCCCCTGCCCTGGACCGGCAGCCGCGCCTGGTCAGCCATCTCCGGCCTGTCTATCCCTATAAGGCCCGTCGCCAGGGGCTAAACGGCACGGTTGTTGTCGAGGTGCTCGTCTCCGCCAAGGGCCGAGTCGCCAAGGCCAGGGTGGTCCGGGCGACTCCCGAGAACGTTTTTGAAGACAGCGCCCTGAAGGCGGTGCGGCAATGGCGGTTTGCCCCGGCAACAGCCAACGGAAAACCGGTACGGGCCAGAGTCCGCATCCCGATCCGTTTTTCACTGGAAAACCAGAACCCTTGA
- a CDS encoding glycerophosphodiester phosphodiesterase, producing the protein MAGWRVFAHRGARAHAPENSWIALLLAQQSGAHGWETDVRLTRDLIPVLVHDHTLYRTSDWVARRPATTGLLSRLNFSDLLGADFGSWFASRDPFGTVAAGEIDDTVLASLAATRVLRLDTALAFAAKHDFLTNIELKDQYGVFADRTVVNAVLEAVHRSGIPPELVLFSSFRPAYLRLVRDLAPQMKTALLAVRPPPRVFGVLRKLGAAAYHPHRDGLSGDLVQQLRGEGFDVHVFTVNTAAEAQQWHAAGASGIFTDFPRQMVQTFSSPS; encoded by the coding sequence ATGGCCGGTTGGCGTGTTTTTGCCCACCGCGGGGCCAGGGCGCACGCCCCGGAAAATTCATGGATCGCTTTGCTCCTGGCCCAGCAAAGCGGGGCCCACGGCTGGGAGACCGATGTCCGCCTCACCCGGGATTTGATCCCTGTCCTGGTCCACGACCACACCTTGTACCGCACGTCTGATTGGGTTGCCCGCAGACCCGCAACGACCGGACTGCTTTCCCGCCTGAACTTTTCGGACTTGCTCGGCGCTGATTTTGGCTCCTGGTTTGCTTCCCGGGATCCCTTTGGGACCGTTGCCGCGGGAGAGATCGACGACACGGTTCTTGCTTCGTTGGCCGCGACCCGCGTCCTGCGCTTGGACACAGCCCTGGCCTTTGCCGCAAAGCATGATTTCCTGACGAATATTGAACTCAAGGATCAATACGGCGTGTTCGCAGACCGGACGGTGGTGAACGCCGTCCTCGAAGCCGTGCATCGCAGCGGCATCCCACCAGAACTGGTGCTTTTTTCCTCCTTTCGCCCCGCCTATCTCCGTCTTGTCCGTGATCTGGCCCCGCAGATGAAAACCGCTTTGCTGGCCGTTCGCCCTCCGCCGCGGGTCTTTGGGGTGTTGCGGAAACTGGGCGCCGCCGCCTACCACCCCCACCGGGATGGACTTTCCGGCGACCTTGTGCAGCAGCTGCGCGGCGAAGGATTCGATGTCCATGTCTTTACGGTCAATACTGCGGCCGAGGCACAGCAGTGGCACGCCGCTGGAGCCAGTGGCATCTTCACCGACTTTCCCCGGCAGATGGTCCAGACCTTCTCCTCTCCGTCCTGA
- a CDS encoding GspE/PulE family protein, which translates to MSWEGFLSFLRQRRRLVQETAEQGDLRSSARAAQRTLFVLRQTRPLAARKGLTKQWRKMEDYFAGRSEPGLGAEEPAGGEVALGTGQGVLERARKRCANGDYEGGLTVLLHEYRNGKRDPVLLRFAAECFEHSNRYQEGADFIASALLEQEFPPADQAHLQFVLSGWYLQLGKTNEARQALWKVQRLDPHYPGLQGRLQHLLPAQTEKPKSRYGLLLASGQLSEEQLQQATEEANKRDGDVDQVLLRDYGIDRDVLGASLSAFYDVDFVAFDREIDPPFGLFEKRSLDPDFLKRYGWVPFAEEGQDIVVLMSNPFDLGRMDEIRFILGTSRIVPKVALQADIQAYIDHFFQSFGPSEEIFSFDEEVVALDEDDSRLEGVEEVSEEDSEVVRLVNSLLIEAWKRQASDIHIEPDSRNRSCTIRLRVDGTCHEFRKFRIGLARPLVSRVKIMAHLDIAERRLPQDGKIKLKLPGMNTVVEYRVATLPTVDGQEDVVMRVLSSGKPLPLEQLGLHSGVLEAFKRMVYRPYGLLLVVGPTGSGKTTTLHSAVSYINSSDRKIWTAEDPVEITQTGLRQLQVQPKIGLTFAAALRSFLRADPDVIMIGEMRDEETAHIGVEASLTGHLVFSTLHTNSAPETITRLLDMELDPFNFADSLLCVLAQRLVKTLCPRCKKPYTPSAEEIEELRLEFGTNWETAVPEQWRAEPVLYQPHGCSSCLGGYRGRTGIHELMLNTGGLKTCIKHRKPTEELRLQAVEDGMLSLKEDGLLKVIEGLTDVSQVRKAVGGS; encoded by the coding sequence ATGAGTTGGGAAGGGTTCCTCTCGTTTCTCCGCCAGCGGCGCCGGCTCGTGCAGGAGACTGCTGAGCAGGGGGATCTGCGTTCCAGCGCCCGCGCCGCGCAGCGAACCCTTTTTGTCCTCAGGCAGACCAGACCCCTGGCCGCCCGAAAGGGATTGACCAAGCAATGGCGCAAAATGGAGGACTATTTTGCTGGCCGCAGTGAACCCGGCCTCGGAGCGGAGGAACCCGCAGGAGGCGAAGTGGCCTTAGGCACCGGCCAGGGTGTCTTGGAGCGGGCTCGCAAGCGGTGTGCCAATGGTGATTATGAAGGCGGCCTGACGGTATTGTTGCACGAGTACCGCAACGGCAAACGGGATCCGGTGTTGTTGCGCTTTGCCGCTGAATGTTTCGAGCACAGCAATCGCTACCAGGAGGGGGCGGATTTTATCGCCAGCGCCCTTTTGGAGCAGGAATTCCCTCCCGCCGACCAAGCCCATCTCCAATTCGTCTTGAGCGGGTGGTATCTCCAACTCGGCAAGACGAATGAGGCCCGGCAGGCGTTGTGGAAGGTCCAACGCCTCGATCCCCATTACCCAGGACTGCAAGGCCGCCTCCAGCATCTTTTGCCCGCCCAGACCGAGAAGCCGAAAAGCCGCTACGGGCTGCTGCTCGCCTCGGGCCAGCTCAGTGAAGAACAACTGCAGCAGGCCACCGAGGAAGCCAATAAGCGTGACGGTGATGTGGACCAGGTCCTGCTTCGCGATTACGGCATCGACCGTGACGTCCTGGGGGCCTCCCTGAGCGCTTTCTACGATGTCGATTTTGTCGCTTTTGACCGCGAGATTGACCCGCCGTTCGGGCTCTTTGAAAAACGGAGTCTGGACCCGGACTTCCTCAAACGCTACGGCTGGGTCCCCTTTGCAGAAGAAGGGCAGGACATCGTGGTCCTGATGAGCAATCCTTTTGACCTTGGCCGCATGGATGAGATCCGGTTTATTCTGGGCACCAGCCGGATCGTCCCCAAGGTCGCCCTTCAGGCTGATATCCAGGCCTATATCGACCATTTCTTCCAAAGCTTCGGGCCTTCTGAAGAAATTTTTTCCTTTGATGAGGAGGTTGTTGCCCTGGACGAGGACGACAGCCGTTTGGAAGGGGTTGAAGAGGTCTCGGAGGAAGACAGCGAAGTCGTTCGGCTGGTCAATTCCCTGCTTATCGAAGCCTGGAAGCGGCAGGCCTCGGACATCCATATTGAGCCCGATTCCCGCAACCGGTCCTGCACGATCCGGCTGCGCGTTGACGGGACCTGCCATGAATTTCGCAAATTCCGCATCGGGCTGGCCCGCCCCCTGGTCTCGCGGGTCAAGATCATGGCCCATCTGGACATTGCCGAACGCCGCCTGCCCCAGGACGGCAAGATCAAGCTCAAATTGCCGGGGATGAACACGGTGGTCGAATACCGGGTGGCGACCCTGCCCACGGTCGATGGGCAGGAGGATGTGGTCATGCGGGTTTTGTCCTCGGGCAAACCGCTGCCTCTGGAGCAATTGGGGCTGCATTCCGGCGTCCTCGAGGCCTTTAAACGCATGGTCTATCGCCCCTACGGGCTGTTGCTGGTCGTCGGGCCCACGGGGTCGGGAAAGACGACGACCCTGCACTCTGCCGTCAGCTATATCAACAGCTCGGATCGGAAGATCTGGACCGCCGAGGACCCGGTGGAGATCACCCAGACCGGCCTGCGCCAACTCCAGGTCCAGCCGAAGATCGGTCTGACCTTTGCCGCGGCGCTGCGATCCTTTTTGCGCGCCGACCCGGACGTGATCATGATCGGGGAGATGCGCGACGAGGAGACCGCCCATATCGGGGTGGAAGCCTCGCTGACCGGGCACCTCGTCTTTTCAACCCTGCACACCAATTCCGCTCCGGAAACCATCACCCGTTTGCTGGACATGGAACTGGATCCCTTCAATTTTGCCGATTCCCTGCTCTGTGTGCTGGCCCAGCGGTTGGTCAAGACCTTGTGCCCGCGGTGCAAGAAACCATATACGCCGTCTGCCGAGGAGATAGAGGAGTTGCGTCTGGAATTCGGCACGAATTGGGAGACCGCGGTCCCCGAACAATGGCGGGCTGAACCGGTTCTTTACCAGCCCCACGGCTGTTCCTCGTGCCTGGGCGGGTATCGCGGCCGGACCGGCATTCATGAATTGATGCTCAATACCGGGGGGTTGAAGACCTGCATCAAACACCGCAAGCCCACGGAGGAATTGCGGCTCCAAGCGGTGGAGGACGGCATGCTCTCGCTCAAGGAGGATGGCCTGTTGAAGGTCATTGAGGGGTTGACGGATGTGAGTCAGGTCCGCAAAGCCGTCGGAGGAAGCTGA
- the ilvC gene encoding ketol-acid reductoisomerase has product MQIFYENDADLNVLQDKTVAIIGYGSQGHAHAQNLRDSGVNVVIGQRPGGSNYELAKEHGFAPVSAAEAARQADMIQILVQDQIQPKVYTEEVLPNLTAGKTLVFSHGFNIHYNQIVPPADVDVVMVAPKGPGHLVRREYERGGSVPALVAVEQDASGKAMDRALAYAKGIGATRSGVLVTTFAEETETDLFGEQAVLCGGVSALIKAGFETLVEAGYQPEVAFFECMHELKLIVDLLYEGGFKRMHYSISDTAEYGDYVSGPHVVDAQTKARMREVLTAIQDGRFARDWILENQAGVPSFKAMRRKAHEHQIEDVGDKLRQMMAWLQK; this is encoded by the coding sequence ATGCAGATTTTTTACGAGAATGACGCTGATCTGAACGTCTTGCAGGACAAGACCGTGGCCATCATCGGCTACGGCAGTCAGGGACACGCCCACGCCCAGAACCTGCGTGATTCCGGAGTCAATGTGGTCATCGGGCAGCGTCCCGGGGGCAGCAATTACGAGTTGGCCAAGGAGCACGGCTTCGCCCCGGTCAGCGCTGCAGAAGCCGCCCGCCAAGCGGATATGATCCAGATCCTGGTCCAGGACCAGATCCAGCCCAAAGTTTACACCGAGGAAGTCCTGCCCAACCTGACCGCCGGTAAGACCCTCGTTTTCAGCCACGGTTTCAATATCCATTACAACCAGATCGTGCCGCCCGCAGACGTCGACGTGGTTATGGTCGCGCCCAAAGGGCCGGGGCACCTCGTGCGCCGGGAATACGAACGCGGCGGAAGCGTTCCGGCCCTGGTCGCCGTGGAGCAGGACGCCTCCGGTAAGGCCATGGATCGCGCCCTGGCATACGCCAAGGGAATCGGAGCGACCCGTTCCGGCGTTTTGGTAACCACCTTCGCTGAAGAGACCGAAACCGACCTCTTCGGAGAACAGGCTGTGCTCTGCGGGGGCGTGAGCGCCCTGATCAAGGCCGGGTTTGAAACCCTGGTTGAGGCCGGGTACCAGCCTGAAGTGGCCTTTTTCGAGTGCATGCACGAACTCAAGCTCATCGTGGATCTGCTGTATGAGGGCGGATTCAAGCGGATGCACTATTCCATCAGTGACACGGCCGAATACGGCGATTATGTCAGCGGCCCGCATGTAGTGGACGCGCAAACCAAAGCCCGGATGCGGGAAGTGCTGACCGCTATCCAGGACGGCCGCTTTGCCCGCGATTGGATCCTGGAAAACCAGGCCGGGGTGCCTTCGTTCAAGGCCATGCGTCGCAAGGCCCATGAGCATCAGATCGAGGACGTGGGCGACAAGCTGCGCCAAATGATGGCCTGGCTGCAAAAATAG
- the ilvN gene encoding acetolactate synthase small subunit gives MRHTLSVLVENEPGVLSRVAGLFSGRGFNIESLNVAPTLEEGISLMTITTRGDEQIIEQIIKQLRKLVTVIKVVDLALEQAVDREMVLLKINAEGQSRPEILRIVDVFRCKVVDVSPTELVVEVTGDQGKIKALINLMQRFGIKEIARTGSVAMRRSMQLED, from the coding sequence ATGCGACACACCTTATCAGTGCTGGTGGAGAATGAGCCCGGAGTCTTGTCTCGCGTGGCCGGATTGTTCAGTGGCCGAGGGTTTAACATCGAATCGCTGAACGTGGCCCCGACCCTGGAAGAAGGGATTTCTCTTATGACCATCACCACCCGGGGTGATGAGCAGATCATCGAACAGATCATCAAGCAGTTGCGCAAGCTGGTCACGGTCATCAAGGTCGTCGACCTGGCCTTGGAGCAGGCTGTGGACCGGGAGATGGTCTTGTTGAAGATCAACGCCGAAGGCCAGTCCCGGCCAGAGATCTTGCGCATCGTCGATGTTTTCCGGTGCAAAGTCGTTGACGTGAGCCCTACGGAACTCGTCGTCGAGGTTACCGGAGACCAGGGCAAGATCAAGGCCTTGATCAACCTTATGCAACGTTTCGGAATCAAGGAGATTGCCCGGACTGGAAGCGTGGCCATGCGCCGCAGCATGCAACTCGAGGATTAG
- the ilvB gene encoding biosynthetic-type acetolactate synthase large subunit: protein MELSGAQILMESLKCEGTDVLFGFPGGAVIDIYDILPQYDLHHVLVRHEQGAVHAADGYARATGKTGVCLVTSGPGATNTVTGIATAYMDSIPLVVFTGQVPTPLIGNDAFQEVDIVGITRPCTKHNFLVKDVRDLTKTIKQAFYLARSGRPGPVLVDLPKDVMLAKTDFQYPESISMRSYNPNIEPNVKQLRKVVDLLQKAERPLLFAGGGVISSGASEDLQWLATTLDIPVTSSLMGLGSFPGNHPHWLGMLGMHGTYAANMAVNNADLIIAVGARFDDRVTGKLDAFAQKASLVHIDIDPTSIRKNVSVHVPVVADCGLALNKLRRELAPIVEDVSWSSKHDQWLEQVRFWREAHPLGYRDNGDEAIKPQAVVEKIYEISGGEAIIATEVGQNQMWAAQHFLYNKPRTLLTSGGLGTMGYGFPAAIGAQVAFPNRLVVDIAGDGSIQMNIQELATAVSYDLPVKIVILNNSYLGMVRQWQELFYNKNYCSTCLHTNPDFVQLARAYGAEGYRIEKSADLDATLRQALASPKTAVIDVRVAEEENVYPMVPAGASLTDMLLV from the coding sequence ATGGAATTGAGCGGGGCACAGATCTTGATGGAGAGCTTGAAGTGCGAAGGCACCGATGTGCTGTTCGGATTTCCCGGGGGGGCGGTGATTGATATTTACGACATCCTTCCCCAGTACGATCTCCATCATGTTCTCGTCCGTCATGAGCAAGGCGCGGTCCATGCTGCAGACGGCTATGCACGGGCCACCGGTAAGACCGGTGTCTGCCTTGTGACCTCCGGCCCGGGGGCCACGAATACAGTGACCGGTATCGCCACGGCCTATATGGATTCCATTCCCCTAGTGGTCTTTACTGGCCAAGTACCGACCCCGCTCATTGGTAACGACGCTTTCCAGGAAGTAGATATTGTCGGTATTACCCGTCCCTGCACCAAACACAATTTTTTGGTGAAGGATGTCCGGGATTTGACAAAAACTATCAAACAGGCCTTTTACCTGGCCCGGTCGGGACGACCGGGCCCGGTATTGGTCGACCTCCCCAAGGACGTCATGCTGGCCAAGACGGATTTCCAGTATCCGGAATCCATCTCCATGCGCAGCTACAATCCGAATATTGAACCCAACGTCAAACAATTGCGCAAGGTTGTCGATCTGCTTCAAAAGGCGGAGCGACCCCTGCTCTTTGCCGGGGGCGGCGTCATTTCGTCCGGGGCCTCTGAGGATCTCCAATGGCTGGCCACGACTTTGGATATCCCTGTGACCTCGTCGCTGATGGGGTTGGGCTCCTTTCCCGGCAATCATCCCCATTGGCTGGGTATGCTCGGGATGCACGGCACCTACGCCGCGAATATGGCCGTGAACAATGCCGATCTGATCATCGCCGTTGGGGCCCGCTTCGATGACCGGGTCACCGGGAAGTTGGACGCTTTTGCCCAAAAGGCGAGCCTGGTCCACATCGACATCGACCCGACATCCATCCGGAAGAATGTTTCCGTCCATGTCCCTGTGGTGGCCGATTGCGGGCTGGCCCTGAACAAATTGCGCCGTGAACTCGCCCCGATCGTCGAGGATGTTTCCTGGAGTTCCAAGCACGATCAGTGGCTGGAGCAGGTCCGGTTCTGGCGAGAGGCCCATCCCCTAGGATACCGGGATAATGGGGATGAGGCCATTAAACCGCAGGCCGTGGTGGAAAAAATTTATGAGATTTCCGGCGGGGAGGCGATCATCGCCACTGAAGTGGGGCAGAACCAGATGTGGGCGGCCCAGCACTTTTTGTACAACAAACCCCGTACATTACTGACCTCCGGCGGGCTCGGCACTATGGGCTACGGATTTCCCGCCGCCATCGGCGCCCAGGTCGCTTTCCCCAACCGTCTTGTCGTGGATATCGCCGGTGATGGCTCCATTCAGATGAACATCCAGGAGTTGGCCACAGCGGTGAGTTACGACCTGCCGGTCAAGATCGTCATCCTGAACAACAGTTATCTCGGCATGGTCCGGCAGTGGCAGGAACTTTTTTACAACAAAAATTATTGTTCGACCTGTCTGCACACGAACCCCGATTTCGTCCAACTCGCCCGGGCGTACGGCGCTGAAGGCTACCGCATTGAGAAAAGCGCGGACCTCGACGCCACCTTGCGACAAGCGCTGGCTTCGCCGAAGACAGCCGTGATCGATGTCCGGGTGGCTGAAGAGGAAAATGTCTATCCCATGGTTCCGGCAGGGGCCTCACTCACGGATATGTTGCTGGTCTAA
- a CDS encoding DUF465 domain-containing protein: MEQYELDLITKYGDQDPQIKELWEEHLSLERELERFANKPFLSPQEESQMKEIKKRKLAGKSKLQDLLEEYRKREA, translated from the coding sequence ATGGAGCAGTACGAACTGGATCTCATCACCAAGTATGGGGATCAGGACCCGCAGATCAAGGAGCTCTGGGAAGAACACCTCTCCTTGGAACGTGAATTGGAGCGGTTTGCCAACAAACCGTTCCTGTCGCCCCAGGAAGAGAGCCAGATGAAGGAGATCAAGAAGCGGAAGCTGGCTGGCAAGAGCAAGCTGCAAGATTTATTGGAAGAGTATAGAAAAAGGGAGGCTTGA
- a CDS encoding DUF167 domain-containing protein codes for MGKNDTVSKSPPYVEAAGEGKWRLRLWVQPKAKKTAVVGVYQDCLKIKLQAPPVDNKANQAVCRFVAARLGLRPADVDLGSGQASRKKTIVIASRDEPDWTLLTD; via the coding sequence ATGGGAAAAAACGACACGGTTTCGAAATCGCCTCCCTATGTGGAGGCTGCCGGCGAAGGCAAGTGGCGCTTGCGGCTCTGGGTCCAGCCCAAGGCCAAGAAAACGGCAGTGGTTGGGGTGTATCAGGATTGCCTGAAAATCAAACTCCAGGCGCCTCCGGTAGACAACAAGGCCAACCAGGCCGTGTGCCGTTTCGTGGCCGCCCGCCTGGGGCTCAGGCCGGCGGACGTGGATCTTGGCAGTGGACAAGCAAGCCGAAAGAAGACAATAGTTATTGCAAGTAGGGATGAACCCGATTGGACGTTATTGACCGACTAG
- a CDS encoding YggT family protein: MFVVANFLQAFAGILDTVLTLYFWVIIVSAVLSWVNPDPYNPIVRIIYNLTQPVFMRVRRWLPFTYLSGIDFSPVVILLAIQFVKMFVVRTLYQVAMTM; encoded by the coding sequence ATGTTTGTTGTGGCCAATTTCCTGCAGGCGTTCGCAGGGATTCTTGATACCGTTTTGACCCTGTACTTTTGGGTAATCATCGTTTCGGCTGTCCTGTCCTGGGTCAATCCCGATCCGTACAATCCGATCGTACGCATTATCTATAACCTCACCCAGCCCGTCTTTATGCGGGTGCGGCGCTGGCTGCCGTTTACCTATTTGAGCGGGATCGATTTTTCCCCTGTCGTCATCCTGTTGGCGATTCAATTTGTGAAAATGTTTGTGGTCAGAACCCTCTATCAAGTGGCAATGACCATGTAA
- a CDS encoding HAD family hydrolase, whose translation MRAYAAQSCGMDRLRPTLYCNPLLPESYFAPIRGIIFDCDGVLIDSKQANLAFYNRLRHAVGLPSMSKAEEEYVHSHTVAQSLAHILPPEAQDHVAELRSQIRYKDLVPYISIQPELIPFLEFLASRGIRMAVNTNRTDTMGLILQLFDLERFFFPVMTSSQVSWSKPHPESMYRILNDWRLGAKDVVYIGDSEVDARTAHAASVPFWAYQDPTLPADMYVPDFGCLRQVMALNLS comes from the coding sequence ATGCGTGCTTATGCTGCTCAGTCCTGTGGAATGGATCGGTTGCGTCCGACCCTGTATTGCAATCCGCTCTTGCCCGAGAGCTATTTCGCGCCGATCCGGGGCATCATTTTCGACTGCGACGGCGTGCTCATCGACTCCAAACAGGCCAATCTGGCCTTTTACAACCGCTTGCGCCATGCAGTGGGGCTGCCTTCGATGTCCAAGGCCGAGGAGGAATATGTCCACAGCCACACTGTGGCCCAGTCCCTGGCTCATATTCTGCCCCCCGAAGCCCAGGACCACGTCGCTGAACTGCGCAGCCAGATCCGGTACAAGGATCTCGTGCCGTACATCTCCATCCAGCCCGAGCTGATCCCCTTTCTCGAGTTCCTGGCCTCCCGCGGCATCCGGATGGCGGTCAATACCAACCGTACGGACACAATGGGTCTTATCCTGCAACTGTTCGACCTGGAGCGGTTTTTCTTTCCGGTCATGACCTCCAGCCAGGTTTCGTGGTCCAAGCCGCACCCTGAGAGCATGTACCGCATCCTCAATGATTGGCGATTGGGGGCGAAGGACGTGGTCTATATCGGCGATTCCGAGGTTGACGCCCGGACTGCCCACGCCGCCTCTGTCCCGTTTTGGGCCTATCAGGACCCGACACTGCCCGCAGATATGTATGTCCCGGATTTCGGGTGCCTGCGTCAGGTTATGGCTCTGAATCTGTCGTAA